Proteins encoded by one window of Pyrinomonadaceae bacterium:
- a CDS encoding tetratricopeptide repeat protein → MAQSVNNPAIIQDYLLGRIADEKTLEEIEARLFDDEDFCVQMELAEDQIINDYVLGRLSAEDAASFESTLVYDPERRFKIELTKQLRNRARIQDAQLAPRPASFLNSVTQFFRQPAYAGAFAVLLIAAVVLGIYLTRPGTPDDLAELRSLYQQSRPTQSRISGFGYAPLTELRGAPDSHESQRLRRIQNNLIAATEKSPNAQTHHALGIFYLTQQNHPEAIRQFETALKFNPNDARIHNDLGSAHFELAKSGAREKKLEELARSLEEFTRATQLDPNLLEALFNRSLVLEEMGLPHQAKESWTLYLQKDSSSAWADEARKRLAALPNQQAHFKKDDQVLLDFLSAFRQQDYQRAQNIHNETKGLLRRVTVPLQLSRRYLSAKQSRDDRTAKEALEALTFIGHYEQAQHNDAFFLSSRTSMRTPVRKNSKG, encoded by the coding sequence ATGGCCCAATCTGTTAACAACCCCGCGATCATCCAGGATTATCTTTTGGGTCGAATTGCGGATGAAAAGACGCTCGAGGAGATCGAAGCGCGACTGTTCGATGACGAGGATTTCTGTGTGCAAATGGAACTCGCGGAAGACCAAATCATTAACGACTATGTGCTTGGCCGCTTGAGTGCCGAAGACGCGGCGAGCTTTGAGAGCACGCTGGTATACGATCCGGAACGCCGTTTCAAAATCGAACTCACGAAACAGTTAAGAAACCGGGCGCGGATTCAAGATGCGCAACTCGCGCCACGTCCTGCTTCTTTCCTCAATTCCGTCACTCAATTCTTCCGGCAGCCTGCTTACGCCGGCGCGTTTGCCGTCCTCCTGATTGCCGCAGTCGTCCTCGGGATCTACTTGACCAGGCCCGGCACGCCCGATGATCTGGCTGAGCTCCGATCGCTTTACCAGCAGTCGCGGCCGACGCAGTCACGCATTTCCGGATTTGGTTATGCGCCTTTGACAGAGTTGCGTGGCGCGCCGGATTCGCACGAATCGCAGCGGCTGCGTCGCATCCAGAACAATCTAATCGCAGCCACCGAAAAATCGCCAAACGCACAGACGCATCACGCGCTCGGAATCTTTTATCTCACCCAGCAGAATCACCCCGAGGCGATCCGGCAATTCGAAACGGCGCTGAAATTCAATCCAAACGACGCGCGCATTCACAACGATTTGGGTTCAGCGCATTTCGAGCTGGCGAAATCCGGCGCGCGGGAAAAGAAACTCGAAGAGCTGGCCCGGAGCCTGGAAGAGTTCACCCGCGCCACACAACTCGATCCAAATCTGCTCGAGGCGCTCTTCAACAGGTCGCTGGTGTTAGAAGAGATGGGGCTCCCGCACCAGGCGAAGGAATCGTGGACGCTTTACTTACAAAAGGACTCTTCGTCGGCGTGGGCCGATGAAGCGCGCAAACGCCTCGCCGCCTTGCCGAATCAACAGGCGCACTTTAAAAAGGATGATCAGGTTCTGTTGGATTTTCTTTCGGCATTTCGGCAGCAGGACTATCAGCGCGCGCAAAACATCCACAACGAGACCAAGGGACTGCTGCGACGGGTCACCGTGCCGCTGCAACTCTCCCGTCGTTACCTCTCTGCAAAGCAGTCACGCGACGATCGAACGGCCAAAGAAGCGCTCGAGGCGCTGACCTTCATCGGCCATTACGAGCAAGCGCAGCACAACGACGCTTTTTTTTTGAGTTCGCGAACTTCTATGCGCACGCCGGTGAGGAAAAACTCGAAGGGCTGA